The proteins below are encoded in one region of Nitrospira sp.:
- the yidC gene encoding membrane protein insertase YidC, with amino-acid sequence MDNRVIAFLIVSLLIIVGYDYLMKELGYLPSSTSEEQTSIDSVTQAPLEVQKEETPTMANASSEKDKDSTRSSAGVMGSHARPAAGSERVVRVETELYKADLSSRGGVIKAWELTQYTTAVDSDAPPVQLVYKTAQFPGPLSLRLPDSAVTKELQEGDYEVEQDVSRLDAARPTGRLTFRYRNEQSGLQVEKVLTFHYDSYLVDVAIKLQGVAGPVDVGLGANFGIVEWGEGFIGLIGPASLVDDKIEKDTPSTESERTGNVVWAALQDKYFMSVLIPRQASAVLVKKELDKVVSTSVRMPIPPSGGVVEARLYAGPKQYDTLRDFHIGLEDTIDFGWFIYGSWGFVKMVAKPLFAVLRTINEVTQNFGLTIILLTVALKLLFAPLQYKAYKSMKDMQLIQPKVAAVQEKFKDDRERLNKELISLYRDHKVNPVGGCLPMLLQMPVFVALFNILYMTIDLRQAPFMLWVKDLSVPDPYYVLPIIMGGTMVIQQKIMPTTMDPTQAKVMLVLPVMLTFLFLTFPAGLVLYWLTNNTLTIVQQFVTDRYLFKRPA; translated from the coding sequence ATGGATAATCGCGTTATCGCTTTTCTCATCGTATCGCTTCTGATTATCGTTGGATATGACTACCTGATGAAGGAGCTCGGGTACCTTCCGTCCTCGACCAGCGAGGAGCAAACATCAATCGATTCTGTCACACAAGCACCGTTGGAAGTACAGAAGGAAGAGACTCCCACAATGGCGAATGCGTCGAGCGAGAAGGATAAGGATTCGACTCGGTCGTCGGCCGGCGTCATGGGTTCTCATGCCCGGCCGGCGGCCGGAAGCGAGCGTGTGGTGCGCGTGGAAACAGAATTGTATAAGGCCGACCTGTCTTCTCGGGGTGGTGTGATTAAAGCGTGGGAGCTGACGCAATATACGACTGCGGTCGACAGTGACGCACCTCCGGTGCAATTGGTGTACAAGACTGCACAGTTTCCCGGACCCTTGTCTCTGCGGTTGCCGGATTCGGCCGTGACGAAGGAGTTGCAAGAAGGCGACTACGAGGTCGAACAAGATGTGAGCCGTCTCGACGCCGCTAGACCGACCGGACGCCTCACGTTCCGATATCGAAATGAACAGTCCGGTCTACAGGTCGAGAAGGTTCTGACGTTTCACTACGACTCGTATCTTGTCGATGTGGCCATAAAGCTTCAAGGGGTGGCGGGTCCGGTCGACGTCGGCTTGGGCGCAAATTTTGGAATTGTTGAGTGGGGAGAGGGATTTATCGGTCTGATCGGACCGGCTTCGCTGGTCGACGACAAAATCGAAAAGGATACACCCTCCACCGAAAGCGAACGAACAGGAAACGTCGTGTGGGCAGCGTTGCAAGACAAGTATTTCATGAGTGTCCTGATCCCTCGTCAAGCCTCCGCTGTCCTAGTGAAGAAAGAGCTCGACAAGGTCGTCTCAACGAGCGTGCGAATGCCTATTCCTCCTTCTGGCGGAGTGGTTGAGGCTCGATTGTACGCCGGCCCCAAGCAATACGACACGCTTCGGGATTTTCACATCGGACTCGAGGACACGATTGATTTTGGATGGTTTATCTATGGGAGCTGGGGCTTTGTGAAGATGGTGGCCAAGCCGCTATTTGCGGTCTTGCGAACCATCAATGAAGTGACCCAGAACTTCGGGCTGACGATCATTTTGCTGACGGTGGCATTGAAGCTGTTATTTGCTCCATTGCAGTACAAGGCCTACAAGTCCATGAAGGACATGCAGTTGATACAACCGAAGGTCGCAGCCGTGCAGGAAAAATTCAAGGACGATAGGGAACGCCTTAACAAGGAATTGATCAGCTTATATCGAGACCACAAAGTCAATCCGGTAGGGGGCTGCTTGCCCATGTTGTTGCAGATGCCGGTTTTTGTGGCGTTGTTCAATATTCTGTATATGACCATTGACCTCCGGCAGGCCCCCTTCATGCTCTGGGTCAAGGATCTTTCTGTTCCGGATCCATATTACGTGCTGCCCATCATTATGGGTGGTACCATGGTAATCCAGCAGAAGATCATGCCCACAACAATGGATCCGACGCAAGCAAAGGTCATGCTGGTTCTTCCTGTGATGCTCACCTTTCTGTTTCTTACCTTTCCTGCCGGGTTGGTGCTGTATTGGCTGACGAACAATACGTTGACGATCGTTCAGCAGTTTGTCACTGACCGGTATCTCTTCAAAAGACCCGCGTAG
- a CDS encoding aminopeptidase gives MSSTRSTATDDPFRDKNRLPRHIRPSRYDLSFAPDFATDTFEGQASITLTVTRPAREILLNAVDLEISEASLSGADSSPQPARIQPLSDIERCRLILSHPIQPGSWVLRMRFRGQLNDQLHGFYRSSFTDVRGARQTLAVTQFEAADARRAFPCWDEPDFKAVFSLTLVVDQFLTALSNTQAVSHIRQGQKTIIQFADTIVMPTYLLAFVVGRLEGTAATYVGQTPIRVWTVPGKTHLAAYGQELAAFSLRFFEEYYGLPYPGDKLDLIAIPDFSHGAMENLGAITFRESALLVDPARATHGELEGLADVVCHENAHMWFGDLVTMSWWNGLWLNEAFATFLEVVAVDVWKPEWKRWDAFALARASAMSIDGLHASRAVEFPVRAVKDLGAMFDVLTYQKGAAVLRMLEQYLGPTVFRDGVRQYLQTHAYGNTETVDLWNALGEASQQPIADVMHQWVFAPGYPLLTVSLNRQRRLTVRQQRFTYLKQPASASGKTRKTTALWQVPLQLSVSTSHETLVERRLLDSVEAQWPLPSDFDAVLLNPGGHGYYRVRYAPELLERLLAKLPDGLPPIDRFNLINDAWAMCCAGLTPVGEYLDLTTRFANDPSPHVWSILLSSFERIDAGVAPADRAGYERILRARLAGKIAHLGWTARPDDDDLTRELRGDMIATLGTLANDPATQAQANILYGEVRDGSEAVDPNLIPALIDIVAFTGDERRYDEFFDRFQAAQTPQDERRYLIGLTGFRSATLVTRTLERSLSEDIRAHDGATVIGALLSSTHGRDLAWAFVKKQWATLSTRFPANGLRRLFAHLPSHADAALERDVHRFVKRQRIDLGGKAMAQTLEQLRIAVAFRGRAGPALHRYVARISSTR, from the coding sequence ATGTCTTCGACGCGATCCACGGCGACAGACGACCCATTTCGCGATAAGAACCGGCTACCTAGGCATATTCGTCCGTCTCGCTACGACCTGTCCTTCGCGCCCGATTTTGCAACGGACACCTTCGAAGGTCAGGCAAGTATTACGCTGACGGTGACGCGTCCTGCGCGCGAGATCCTGCTCAACGCCGTTGATCTTGAGATTTCCGAGGCCTCGCTGAGTGGCGCGGATAGCTCCCCCCAACCGGCTCGCATCCAACCGCTCTCCGACATCGAGCGATGCCGCCTCATATTGTCGCACCCCATCCAACCAGGATCGTGGGTCCTAAGGATGCGCTTTAGAGGGCAACTCAACGACCAGTTGCACGGGTTCTATCGCAGCTCGTTCACGGATGTACGGGGCGCACGACAGACACTGGCCGTCACCCAATTCGAGGCGGCCGATGCCAGAAGAGCATTCCCCTGTTGGGACGAACCCGACTTCAAGGCTGTGTTCTCTCTCACGCTGGTGGTCGATCAATTTCTCACCGCCTTGTCCAATACACAGGCCGTGTCCCACATACGCCAGGGGCAGAAAACCATCATACAGTTCGCGGATACGATCGTCATGCCGACCTATCTGCTTGCCTTCGTCGTCGGGCGGTTGGAAGGCACTGCGGCGACATACGTCGGACAGACGCCCATACGGGTTTGGACGGTACCGGGGAAAACCCATCTGGCAGCCTATGGACAGGAGCTCGCCGCCTTTTCCCTTCGATTTTTCGAGGAGTACTACGGCCTTCCCTATCCAGGAGACAAGCTCGACCTCATTGCCATCCCGGATTTCTCGCATGGCGCCATGGAAAATCTGGGGGCGATCACGTTCAGAGAAAGCGCCCTTTTGGTAGACCCCGCGCGGGCCACACATGGGGAGTTGGAAGGATTGGCCGACGTCGTCTGCCACGAAAATGCTCACATGTGGTTCGGCGATCTCGTAACCATGTCCTGGTGGAATGGGCTGTGGCTCAACGAAGCGTTCGCCACCTTCCTGGAGGTTGTCGCGGTCGATGTCTGGAAACCGGAATGGAAACGCTGGGATGCGTTCGCACTCGCTCGCGCCTCCGCGATGTCCATCGACGGGCTCCATGCCTCGCGTGCGGTCGAGTTTCCGGTCCGTGCGGTCAAGGATCTCGGGGCGATGTTCGACGTGCTCACCTATCAAAAAGGCGCCGCGGTCCTACGCATGCTGGAGCAATACCTTGGTCCGACGGTGTTTCGCGACGGGGTGCGCCAGTATCTTCAAACGCACGCCTACGGAAATACCGAAACCGTCGATCTTTGGAATGCCCTGGGTGAGGCTTCGCAGCAGCCGATCGCGGACGTGATGCACCAGTGGGTCTTTGCGCCGGGCTATCCCCTCCTCACGGTCTCACTTAATCGCCAACGCCGGTTGACCGTCAGGCAACAGCGGTTCACGTATTTGAAGCAGCCGGCCAGCGCATCTGGAAAGACGCGAAAGACCACGGCGCTCTGGCAAGTGCCCCTCCAACTGTCCGTCTCAACGTCGCACGAGACTCTCGTCGAGCGCCGCCTGTTGGATTCGGTCGAAGCACAGTGGCCGCTGCCTTCCGACTTCGACGCGGTTCTCCTGAACCCGGGCGGTCATGGATACTACCGCGTCCGGTATGCGCCGGAGTTGCTGGAGCGCCTCCTCGCCAAGCTGCCGGACGGTTTGCCTCCGATCGATCGATTCAACCTCATCAACGACGCCTGGGCCATGTGCTGCGCGGGACTCACGCCAGTCGGAGAGTACCTCGACCTGACGACGCGCTTCGCCAATGACCCAAGTCCGCATGTCTGGTCAATCTTGCTCTCCTCATTCGAACGGATCGATGCTGGTGTCGCGCCGGCGGATCGTGCGGGATACGAGCGCATTCTCCGGGCTCGTCTTGCCGGGAAGATCGCCCACCTGGGATGGACAGCGCGGCCCGACGACGACGACCTGACCCGTGAACTCCGCGGGGACATGATTGCTACCTTGGGAACGCTGGCTAACGACCCGGCGACACAGGCACAAGCGAATATCCTGTACGGGGAAGTGCGGGACGGCTCTGAGGCCGTGGATCCAAATCTGATTCCAGCGCTCATCGACATCGTGGCATTTACCGGCGATGAACGGCGGTACGACGAATTTTTCGATCGTTTTCAAGCGGCACAGACTCCCCAAGACGAACGTCGTTATCTCATTGGTCTAACGGGATTCCGTTCCGCCACACTCGTCACACGAACACTGGAGCGGTCGTTGAGCGAGGACATCCGTGCACACGACGGCGCGACGGTGATCGGTGCCTTGCTCTCGAGCACACACGGCCGCGATCTCGCGTGGGCCTTTGTCAAAAAGCAGTGGGCGACGTTGTCCACACGGTTTCCCGCCAATGGATTGCGCCGGCTGTTCGCACACCTGCCATCTCACGCAGACGCGGCGCTGGAGCGCGACGTGCATCGCTTCGTCAAGCGCCAGCGCATCGATTTAGGCGGAAAAGCCATGGCCCAAACGCTCGAGCAATTGCGTATCGCAGTCGCGTTTCGGGGTCGGGCAGGACCTGCGCTTCACCGTTATGTCGCCCGCATTTCCTCGACTCGCTAG
- a CDS encoding ABC transporter: MIRVRNVVMQLAGGGHTLTILDHVSLEIPDKQTVAIVGASGSGKSTLLGLMAGLDRPTAGSIEVQGVDLATLSESALAEFRRDTIGYVFQAFHLIPTLTALENVAVPLELKRDGRAHGEASDLLASVGLGDRQHHYPVQLSGGEQQRVAVARAFACRPPLLLADEPTGNLDSSTGNQILNLLLDLHRDAGTTLVLVTHEVAIAEQMERIVTMRDGRIESDSAGRPEKSNPEGKS; this comes from the coding sequence ATGATTCGCGTTCGTAATGTGGTCATGCAGTTGGCCGGCGGCGGGCATACGTTGACCATTCTGGATCACGTGTCCCTCGAAATTCCCGATAAGCAGACAGTGGCAATCGTGGGAGCGTCCGGCAGCGGAAAGTCTACGCTGCTTGGGTTGATGGCAGGTCTGGATCGGCCGACTGCCGGATCGATCGAAGTCCAAGGTGTTGACCTGGCGACCCTCTCGGAGAGCGCCCTGGCAGAATTTAGACGCGATACCATCGGCTATGTTTTCCAAGCCTTTCATCTGATTCCGACGCTCACGGCGCTCGAAAATGTTGCCGTGCCGCTTGAACTGAAACGTGACGGCCGTGCTCACGGGGAAGCCTCCGATCTTCTCGCCTCCGTGGGGCTCGGTGACCGCCAGCATCATTATCCCGTGCAGTTGTCAGGGGGCGAACAACAGCGCGTCGCCGTGGCTCGTGCGTTTGCCTGCCGACCGCCGCTGTTACTTGCAGACGAGCCGACGGGCAACCTGGATTCCTCCACCGGGAACCAAATCCTGAACCTGCTACTGGATCTTCATCGGGATGCCGGGACCACGCTCGTTCTGGTCACGCATGAGGTGGCGATTGCCGAACAAATGGAGCGGATCGTGACCATGAGAGACGGCCGCATCGAATCCGATTCCGCCGGTAGGCCTGAAAAATCGAACCCGGAGGGAAAATCCTGA
- the glk gene encoding glucokinase, with protein sequence MILAGDIGGTKVNLALYDWTSERVEPCRAETFYSADFASLEDVVDEFLTPPSAPVDMDTPTDAGEATSDEAREHTVERITVKAACFGVAGPVIDNRCHTTNLPWVISGPDLAERFKIPQVRLLNDLEATAYGLLFLRPDETESLNAGQAPKNKRCLGLIAAGTGLGEAALVWTGTGYQPFSSEGGHCDFAPNSDLEIDLLRHLRGQYLHVSYERVLSGPGIHAIYEFVRDVKKNEPTWLAEKIRTGDAPAVISEAGLSGQADIAKQTLDIFAGIYGAEAGNLALKVMALDGVYVGGGIAPKIMAKLQDGTFMRAFTNKGRYKRLMGNIPVRVIMNQKTALLGAAATAAQLARLPTP encoded by the coding sequence ATGATACTTGCCGGAGACATTGGCGGCACGAAAGTCAACCTGGCCCTGTACGATTGGACGAGCGAGCGTGTGGAGCCGTGCCGGGCGGAAACCTTTTACAGTGCCGATTTTGCGAGCCTAGAGGACGTGGTCGACGAGTTCCTCACGCCGCCATCTGCTCCGGTGGACATGGATACACCAACAGATGCAGGCGAGGCGACATCCGATGAGGCCCGCGAGCACACGGTAGAAAGAATCACCGTGAAGGCCGCATGTTTCGGTGTGGCCGGGCCGGTCATCGACAATCGTTGCCATACGACCAATCTGCCATGGGTGATTTCCGGACCTGATCTTGCCGAACGGTTCAAGATCCCGCAGGTCCGTCTGCTGAATGACCTCGAAGCGACGGCATATGGTCTGCTGTTTTTACGCCCGGACGAAACGGAGTCGCTCAATGCAGGTCAAGCCCCCAAAAACAAACGCTGCCTGGGTTTGATCGCGGCAGGCACGGGGTTGGGTGAAGCCGCGTTGGTGTGGACCGGAACCGGGTATCAGCCCTTTTCGTCGGAAGGCGGCCACTGCGACTTTGCGCCCAACAGCGATCTGGAGATCGATCTCCTTCGGCATCTTCGTGGGCAATATCTTCACGTGAGCTATGAGCGCGTGCTCTCCGGCCCCGGAATTCATGCGATCTATGAGTTTGTCCGTGACGTAAAGAAGAACGAGCCGACATGGCTGGCCGAAAAGATCCGCACGGGAGACGCTCCCGCAGTCATATCGGAGGCCGGCCTTTCTGGACAGGCGGACATTGCCAAGCAGACGCTTGACATCTTTGCCGGCATTTACGGGGCCGAGGCCGGAAACCTGGCCCTGAAAGTCATGGCGCTCGATGGCGTCTATGTCGGGGGCGGGATCGCCCCGAAAATTATGGCCAAGCTCCAAGACGGAACATTCATGCGCGCGTTCACCAACAAGGGACGCTACAAGCGCCTCATGGGCAACATACCTGTCCGCGTGATCATGAATCAAAAGACAGCGCTCCTCGGCGCCGCCGCGACCGCGGCCCAACTCGCCCGACTGCCCACTCCATGA
- a CDS encoding ABC transporter permease, producing the protein MAWRETRAAWRHFVYFVFSIAVGVGALVTVAVFASNVEQTVTREARGLLGGDLEVRTSRPLNAEGAAVLSSLSERGYRQTHVSELIAMTAVPTAGGAPQSGQGNQLVELKAVEAAYPLYGAVSVEPSKPLSVLLASDEQCGTIPCPGAVVQQSLLIRLGLRTGDALKIGAASFVIRGILTKEPDRMANAFSLGPRVMISQEGLRLAELVKPGSRVRERYLIRMERGDPQLLVQELRGRLATSSARVSSFREAQPQLKRFLEQLTRYLGLVGLTALFVGGIGVATTVHAFIREKLQSIAILKTLGAGTSIIVGMYVVQAVLLASVGSLLGSLFGLGAQHVLPGLLRSVFASDLLDQLGFTTQLNLATLLVVSKGLLLGILTALLFTLWPVLKIRDIRPSVILRRVTIASEQMPSVYARSGLRSWRSSAPDAVRWGIGLGILLGLTGLAIWQAGSWRVGLVYLTGLLGAVMVLNVVARWLISGLQWLPPARSLVLRYAIRNIYRPGSQAVGVMMAVGLALTVIVSVSLMERALVEQVASNRPEDAPTFFFIDIQPDQKEGVLEVLQRHTGARDLEAIPLLRSRLVSVNGDRIVAEPDEDVAGDRPEERRRQWYQTREYVLTMLDGLPKDNVVVQGKWWKPGDVFDIPRVSIEEEAARHLGLEVGSRLAVDIQGAIVEAEVSSVRKVEWGNLSTNFYMIFSPGSLEGAPFTYVATVRTEARQDVPLLRELVARYPNVTGIHMGDVLEGFARMLDRLALAIRAVAVFSLVSGALVMATALSATRYRRLYESVILKALGGSRGLILRAFASEYALLGFIAGLAGLFLANLLSWGLLSYLFDLAWSFQPELLMVGLLLTTALTVAVGFFGTFGLLGRRPLAVLRYE; encoded by the coding sequence ATGGCTTGGCGGGAAACGCGGGCCGCGTGGCGGCATTTCGTCTACTTCGTGTTCAGCATTGCCGTGGGTGTGGGAGCCCTTGTCACGGTGGCGGTATTCGCGTCCAACGTCGAGCAGACCGTCACACGGGAAGCGCGGGGCCTGCTCGGCGGGGATCTTGAAGTGCGCACATCCCGCCCGCTCAATGCGGAGGGTGCCGCAGTGCTCTCCTCCCTGTCGGAACGCGGGTACCGACAGACCCATGTGAGCGAACTGATCGCGATGACGGCAGTTCCGACTGCCGGCGGAGCCCCCCAAAGCGGGCAGGGTAATCAACTGGTCGAACTGAAGGCAGTTGAGGCGGCTTACCCTCTCTACGGCGCGGTTTCGGTCGAACCGTCCAAGCCGCTCTCCGTGCTGCTCGCATCAGACGAACAATGTGGAACTATCCCATGCCCAGGCGCCGTCGTCCAACAGTCGCTGCTGATTCGACTGGGGCTGCGTACGGGGGACGCGCTCAAGATCGGGGCGGCCTCTTTCGTCATTCGGGGGATTCTTACCAAGGAACCGGATCGAATGGCGAACGCATTCAGCCTCGGTCCCCGCGTGATGATCTCGCAAGAAGGGCTCCGGCTGGCCGAGCTTGTGAAACCGGGAAGTCGCGTTCGTGAGCGGTACCTCATACGCATGGAGCGCGGTGATCCTCAGCTGCTGGTGCAGGAATTGCGGGGGCGGCTGGCAACGTCTTCTGCCCGTGTGTCGAGCTTCCGGGAGGCGCAACCCCAACTCAAGCGTTTTCTCGAGCAGTTGACGCGCTATCTTGGGCTGGTCGGTTTGACAGCACTTTTTGTGGGAGGGATCGGTGTCGCCACGACTGTCCATGCGTTCATACGGGAAAAACTTCAGAGCATCGCCATTCTCAAAACGCTCGGTGCGGGTACTTCCATCATCGTGGGGATGTACGTGGTTCAGGCAGTGCTGCTCGCCTCCGTGGGCAGCCTACTGGGGTCACTGTTCGGATTGGGGGCCCAACATGTTCTGCCGGGATTGCTGCGATCGGTGTTTGCGTCCGATCTCCTGGATCAACTCGGCTTTACCACGCAACTGAACCTGGCGACGCTGCTGGTCGTCTCAAAAGGGCTCTTGCTCGGCATCCTGACGGCCCTATTATTTACGCTCTGGCCGGTCTTGAAGATCCGTGACATCCGTCCCTCCGTGATTCTTCGACGCGTGACGATTGCGAGCGAGCAGATGCCGAGCGTCTACGCTCGGAGTGGATTGCGCTCCTGGAGGTCGTCGGCGCCTGATGCGGTGCGATGGGGAATAGGGCTCGGAATTCTCCTTGGCTTGACGGGATTAGCCATCTGGCAGGCTGGATCATGGCGGGTCGGGCTCGTGTACCTGACGGGTCTTCTCGGCGCGGTGATGGTGCTCAATGTCGTGGCACGGTGGCTCATTTCCGGACTCCAATGGCTGCCCCCAGCCCGCTCCCTCGTGTTGCGTTATGCCATACGGAATATCTACCGCCCTGGCAGTCAGGCGGTCGGCGTCATGATGGCAGTGGGCTTGGCGTTGACGGTCATCGTGTCCGTCTCTCTCATGGAGCGAGCGTTAGTCGAGCAGGTCGCGAGCAATCGCCCGGAGGACGCGCCGACGTTTTTCTTTATCGATATTCAGCCTGACCAGAAGGAGGGAGTACTGGAGGTACTCCAACGGCATACCGGGGCACGAGACCTTGAAGCGATCCCCCTTCTTCGCTCGCGTCTCGTCTCGGTCAATGGAGATCGGATTGTCGCTGAGCCCGACGAGGACGTGGCCGGTGACCGACCGGAGGAGCGGCGACGGCAGTGGTATCAGACTCGCGAATACGTGCTCACAATGCTCGATGGACTTCCCAAAGACAACGTGGTGGTGCAGGGAAAATGGTGGAAACCTGGGGACGTGTTCGACATACCGCGCGTGTCGATTGAGGAAGAGGCGGCTCGCCATCTTGGTCTGGAGGTTGGGTCACGCCTCGCCGTCGACATCCAAGGTGCGATCGTCGAGGCCGAGGTGAGCAGTGTCCGCAAGGTTGAGTGGGGTAATCTCTCGACGAATTTTTACATGATTTTCTCGCCTGGTAGTTTAGAGGGAGCTCCGTTCACCTATGTCGCAACCGTTCGGACGGAGGCCCGCCAAGACGTTCCGCTGCTACGAGAGCTTGTCGCCCGGTATCCCAACGTGACGGGTATTCACATGGGGGACGTGCTGGAAGGGTTCGCCCGCATGCTGGACCGCCTCGCGTTGGCCATTCGAGCGGTGGCGGTGTTCAGTTTGGTGTCGGGTGCCCTGGTGATGGCCACGGCCTTGTCCGCGACGCGATACCGTCGACTCTACGAATCCGTCATCTTGAAGGCGCTGGGAGGTTCGCGCGGCCTCATCCTTCGCGCATTTGCATCCGAGTACGCACTCCTCGGGTTCATTGCGGGGCTGGCCGGGCTATTTCTGGCCAATCTACTTTCGTGGGGGCTACTTAGCTATTTGTTCGACCTGGCGTGGTCGTTTCAACCCGAATTGTTGATGGTCGGTCTCCTCCTGACGACGGCCCTCACCGTGGCCGTGGGTTTCTTTGGAACGTTCGGTCTGCTGGGACGGCGCCCGCTGGCAGTGCTTCGATACGAATAA
- the rpiA gene encoding ribose-5-phosphate isomerase A, whose translation MTSVGLDALKRQAALKAIDFVRDGMVVGLGTGSTAKHVLAGLGERVRAGLKICGVATSLETAALATQAGIPLIETDDAWTIDVAIDGADQVDPQLNLLKGGGGALLKEKIVAASARQFVVVVDHTKQVPHLGTSFPLPIEVVPFGWGSTARHIEAVEGRAVLRERNGRVFQTEAGHYIVDLHLGAIHRPAELEARLNQIPGVVETGLFIGRTSILIVGAPDGVTIHSPS comes from the coding sequence ATGACATCCGTCGGTCTCGATGCTCTCAAGCGGCAGGCGGCCCTGAAGGCGATCGACTTCGTACGCGATGGAATGGTCGTGGGGCTGGGGACCGGCTCAACCGCCAAACACGTGCTGGCCGGACTCGGCGAACGTGTGCGAGCCGGACTCAAAATTTGCGGCGTCGCAACCTCCCTTGAAACCGCGGCGCTGGCCACACAAGCCGGTATTCCATTGATCGAAACGGATGACGCATGGACCATCGACGTGGCGATCGATGGAGCAGATCAGGTCGACCCACAGTTGAATCTCCTCAAGGGGGGGGGCGGCGCGCTGCTCAAGGAGAAAATCGTGGCCGCCTCGGCGCGACAGTTCGTCGTTGTGGTCGATCATACAAAACAAGTGCCGCATTTGGGCACCTCGTTCCCTCTCCCGATTGAGGTGGTTCCCTTCGGCTGGGGAAGCACGGCGCGGCACATCGAGGCCGTCGAGGGCCGGGCCGTGTTACGCGAGCGCAATGGACGGGTGTTTCAAACCGAGGCCGGACACTATATTGTGGATCTCCATCTCGGCGCCATTCACCGGCCGGCGGAGCTCGAAGCACGATTGAATCAGATACCTGGGGTCGTTGAAACCGGCTTGTTTATCGGCCGGACGAGTATCCTCATTGTGGGAGCCCCGGACGGTGTCACGATTCACTCTCCGTCGTAA
- the mnmE gene encoding tRNA modification GTPase MnmE has protein sequence MRAPHSYTGEDVVEIQCHGGPILLQKICNILMAQGARLAEPGEFTRRAFLNGRLDLAQAEGVLDTIRAKTQAGLRLAQELLQGRLSNEVRSLQSTLTGLLARVEAGIDFVEEDIAFVREEEVQAQVSESIAHLERLLATWDSGRLLREGAKVVLVGRPNVGKSSLLNVLLRFDRAIVTSTPGTTRDTLEETLTIEGVQVRLVDTAGLRPTDDPVEAEGVRRTQGTMDDADLLLVVLDGSAPLSVEDRGILDETAGKHRLVVINKNDRPQELSEADRRGIETAAPSVVIGTSAQTGTGIDDLRRAILQALPCFLESREAVVVTRLRHRDALDRARESLQHAQQGACARVSAEFLSVDLRAAVQALGELTGDVTTEDLLNRIFSDFCIGK, from the coding sequence ATGCGGGCACCCCATTCGTATACGGGAGAAGATGTCGTCGAGATCCAGTGTCATGGGGGTCCGATTTTGCTTCAGAAGATCTGCAACATCCTCATGGCGCAGGGGGCCCGCTTGGCCGAACCAGGAGAGTTCACCAGGCGAGCATTTCTGAACGGCCGTTTGGATCTGGCCCAAGCCGAAGGTGTCTTGGATACCATTCGAGCAAAGACGCAGGCTGGGCTTCGTCTCGCCCAGGAGCTGCTTCAAGGCAGATTGTCGAATGAGGTACGGAGTCTTCAAAGTACACTGACGGGGTTGCTGGCTCGCGTGGAGGCGGGTATCGATTTTGTGGAGGAGGATATTGCGTTTGTGCGGGAGGAAGAGGTTCAGGCGCAGGTGAGTGAATCCATTGCGCACTTGGAGCGGCTCCTCGCGACATGGGATTCGGGTCGCCTGCTCCGAGAGGGGGCGAAGGTGGTATTGGTCGGACGGCCGAATGTCGGAAAATCGAGTCTCTTGAACGTACTCTTGCGCTTCGATCGGGCCATCGTGACCTCGACTCCAGGCACCACGCGCGATACGCTCGAAGAGACCTTGACTATTGAGGGCGTGCAGGTCCGGCTTGTCGACACGGCAGGACTGCGACCAACCGACGACCCGGTGGAGGCGGAGGGTGTTCGCCGCACTCAAGGAACTATGGATGACGCCGATCTGTTGCTGGTGGTCTTGGATGGTTCCGCTCCACTTTCGGTGGAAGATCGAGGTATTTTAGATGAGACGGCGGGGAAGCACAGGCTCGTGGTAATCAACAAGAACGACCGTCCGCAGGAATTGTCCGAGGCTGACCGCCGGGGAATCGAAACCGCAGCGCCATCGGTGGTCATTGGCACGTCTGCGCAGACGGGTACTGGTATCGATGACTTGCGCCGGGCGATACTTCAGGCGCTTCCATGCTTTCTGGAGTCGCGCGAGGCCGTCGTCGTTACAAGGTTGCGGCATCGGGACGCCTTGGATCGGGCGCGTGAGTCGCTCCAGCACGCCCAGCAGGGAGCGTGCGCTCGAGTGTCGGCCGAATTTTTGTCTGTGGACCTGCGCGCGGCCGTGCAAGCCTTGGGAGAGTTGACCGGGGATGTCACGACTGAGGACTTATTGAATCGTATTTTTTCGGATTTTTGTATTGGGAAGTAA